One Urocitellus parryii isolate mUroPar1 chromosome 9, mUroPar1.hap1, whole genome shotgun sequence DNA segment encodes these proteins:
- the Gpr25 gene encoding putative G-protein coupled receptor 25 gives MNATEAWSPSPDVVSWDYSGSGALEELELCPSWDLPYGYAYIPALYLAAFAVGLVGNTFVVWLLAGRRGPRRLVDTFVLHLAAADLGFVFTLPLWAAAAARGGHWPFGEGLCKLSSFALACTRCAGALLLAGMSVDRYLAVVKLLEARPLRTPRCVLAACCSVWTVALLAGLPSLVYRRLQPLPAGPGSQCGEEPSDVFQGLSLLLLLLTFVLPLVVTLFCYCRITSRLRRQPYVGRARRNSLRIIFAIESTFVGSWLPFSALRAIFHLARLGALPLPCPLLLALRWGLTIATCLAFVNSCANPVIYLLLDRSFRAQLPHGACGRAGRQVRRISSASSLSKDDSSVFWGRPHAANMAPASW, from the coding sequence ATGAACgccactgaggcctggagccccagCCCAGATGTGGTGTCCTGGGACTACTCTGGGTCGGGCGCCCTGGAGGAGCTGGAGTTGTGCCCTTCCTGGGACCTGCCCTACGGCTACGCCTACATCCCTGCGCTCTACCTGGCGGCTTTCGCAGTGGGCCTGGTGGGCAACACCTTCGTGGTGTGGCTGCTGGCGGGGCGGCGTGGGCCGCGGCGGCTGGTGGACACCTTCGTGCTGCACCTGGCCGCCGCGGACCTGGGCTTCGTGTTCACCCTGCCACTgtgggcggcggcggcggcgcgcggAGGCCACTGGCCCTTCGGCGAAGGCCTCTGCAAGCTCAGCAGCTTCGCGCTGGCCTGCACGCGCTGCGCAGGCGCGCTACTGCTGGCCGGCATGAGCGTGGATCGCTACCTGGCCGTGGTGAAGCTGCTTGAGGCGCGGCCGCTGCGCACCCCGCGCTGCGTGCTGGCTGCGTGCTGCAGCGTTTGGACCGTGGCGCTTCTGGCCGGCCTGCCCTCCCTGGTCTACCGAAGGTTGCAGCCCCTTCCCGCGGGCCCCGGCAGCCAGTGCGGGGAGGAACCCTCCGACGTCTTCCAGGGCCTcagcctgctgctgctgctgctcacctTCGTGCTGCCCCTGGTCGTCACTCTCTTCTGCTACTGCCGAATCACGAGCCGCCTGCGCAGGCAGCCATACGTGGGCCGGGCCCGGAGGAACTCGCTGCGCATCATCTTCGCCATCGAGAGCACCTTCGTCGGCTCCTGGCTGCCTTTCAGCGCCCTGCGAGCCATCTTCCACCTGGCGCGTCTGGGGGCACTGCCACTTCCCTGTCCTCTGCTGCTGGCGCTGCGCTGGGGTCTCACCATCGCCACCTGCCTGGCTTTCGTCAACAGCTGCGCGAACCCGGTCATCTACCTCCTGCTCGACCGCTCGTTCCGCGCCCAGCTGCCGCACGGGGCCTGCGGGAGGGCCGGTCGCCAAGTGCGCAGGATCAGCTCGGCCTCCTCTCTGTCCAAGGACGACAGCTCAGTGTTCTGGGGCCGTCCCCACGCCGCGAACATGGCCCCGGCCTCCTGGTAG